A DNA window from Leptolyngbya sp. KIOST-1 contains the following coding sequences:
- a CDS encoding TIGR03279 family radical SAM protein, producing MGTQAIRPARITAVLPDSIAEEIGFEPGDALVAINGQKPRDLIDYRFLCADEELALEVLDGRGRTHRIEIEKEIDEDLGLEFETALFDGLMQCNNACPFCFIDQQPTGKRGTLYLKDDDYRLSFLYGSYLTLTNLLPQEWDRIAQLRLSPLYVSVHATEAAVRSRLLKNPRAGQILDQLTWFQDQRLQIHAQVVVCPGINDGVHLDTTLRDLAKFHQGDTPAVISAAVVPVGLTRFRPQDDELTPVTQAQARQVIDQVQALQSEWRQQFGTNFAWLADEWFLIAQRSVPAESHYEDYPQLGNGVGSIRQFLKAFEQSAADFLPEAVSPPRTLTWVVGNAVEHAFQPIVDRLNQVQGLTVHLAALASDYWGREMTVTGLLTGHDLLLGLRQRSLGDALLLPTVMLKPSDSGDPGDTLFLDDTSVATLSQQLNCPVLPVDDTDALVRACCGDLPAHQFTDLQPAAGYWAPS from the coding sequence ATGGGCACCCAGGCCATTCGTCCCGCCCGCATCACCGCCGTGCTGCCCGACTCCATCGCTGAAGAGATAGGCTTTGAACCGGGGGATGCCCTGGTGGCCATCAATGGCCAGAAACCCCGCGACCTGATCGACTACCGCTTTCTCTGCGCCGATGAGGAACTGGCCCTGGAGGTGCTCGATGGCCGGGGCAGAACCCACCGGATTGAAATAGAAAAAGAGATCGACGAGGACCTGGGCCTGGAGTTTGAAACCGCCCTGTTCGACGGGCTGATGCAGTGTAACAACGCCTGCCCCTTCTGCTTTATCGATCAGCAGCCCACCGGCAAACGGGGCACCCTCTACCTCAAGGACGACGACTACCGGCTCAGCTTTCTCTACGGCAGCTATCTTACCCTCACGAACCTGCTGCCCCAGGAGTGGGACCGGATTGCGCAGCTGCGGCTGTCGCCCCTGTATGTGTCGGTGCATGCGACGGAGGCAGCGGTGCGATCGCGCCTGCTGAAAAACCCCAGGGCGGGCCAAATTCTCGATCAGCTCACCTGGTTTCAGGACCAGCGGCTGCAAATTCACGCCCAGGTAGTGGTTTGCCCCGGCATTAACGACGGCGTTCACCTGGACACCACCCTGCGGGATCTGGCCAAATTCCACCAGGGAGACACCCCGGCGGTGATTTCGGCCGCGGTAGTGCCCGTTGGCCTTACCCGATTTCGCCCCCAGGACGACGAGTTGACCCCCGTCACCCAGGCCCAAGCCCGGCAGGTCATCGACCAGGTGCAGGCGCTACAGAGCGAGTGGCGGCAGCAGTTCGGTACCAATTTTGCCTGGCTGGCCGACGAGTGGTTCCTGATCGCCCAGCGATCGGTGCCCGCCGAGAGCCACTACGAAGACTATCCCCAACTGGGTAACGGGGTGGGGTCAATTCGCCAGTTTCTCAAGGCCTTTGAGCAGTCGGCTGCCGACTTTTTGCCCGAGGCCGTGAGCCCGCCCCGCACCCTCACCTGGGTCGTGGGCAATGCGGTTGAGCACGCCTTTCAGCCGATTGTCGATCGCCTCAACCAGGTACAGGGCCTGACCGTGCACCTGGCGGCCCTGGCCAGCGACTACTGGGGCCGCGAGATGACCGTCACCGGATTGCTCACCGGCCACGATCTGCTGCTGGGGTTGCGGCAGCGCTCCCTGGGGGATGCCCTGCTGCTGCCCACCGTGATGCTCAAACCCAGCGACTCGGGCGACCCTGGCGACACGCTGTTTTTGGACGACACAAGCGTCGCCACCCTCAGCCAGCAGCTAAACTGTCCGGTGCTGCCCGTGGATGACACCGATGCTCTGGTCAGGGCCTGTTGCGGAGATCTGCCCGCTCACCAATTCACTGATTTACAGCCCGCCGCAGGCTATTGGGCCCCCTCGTGA
- a CDS encoding TolC family protein, whose translation MVPMLYSYRRCLVPLGLGMTLSGWCAVGLAAPETPTETEDGAAIAQVEAETSGSPDPSSLDAPAVLPGGEGLEPGEEAVPLEVDGGGGGRPAARRPGLPLPQSDRPTDQGFETPPPYLTPAPNPLLVPTRPEEVEILGTQPLSLETAIELAYRNSEQLRIALLQLERSQAGLRAEQALLYPTVDLSGGLQTTNQSAGGGPGQTGGDVTTTTGSASLRTDYDLGISGERSARIAAAERQVRLFELQVEQTREDLRLNTINDYYAVQEAIEQIRINQAFLVEAERNLGDSQLREEVGVGTRFDVLRAEVQVANARQTLTQATSQRQIAQRQLARRLNVPASIDLTTLAVNIVGAWPLSLEESIVLAFQNRAELEQFLVEREFNDAQRQISLAALRPRLGVFGQYGVQSVLGSSVGAASGLNDGFSLGAQLSWRLFDGGGARARAAQNELDIQVDESEFESARNDIRVQVEEAYYTLVANQANIDTATVAVAQAEEALELANLRFNAGVGTQLDVLTATRELAEAEGNLVTAVLNYNRALARLERAISNLDSPANPGVGF comes from the coding sequence ATGGTGCCTATGCTTTACTCCTATCGACGCTGTCTGGTACCCCTGGGCCTGGGCATGACGCTATCTGGCTGGTGCGCTGTGGGGTTGGCCGCCCCGGAAACCCCGACCGAAACAGAGGATGGAGCGGCGATCGCCCAGGTTGAGGCCGAAACGTCAGGAAGTCCAGATCCGAGCTCGCTGGATGCTCCTGCGGTGCTGCCAGGGGGGGAGGGGCTAGAGCCTGGTGAGGAGGCCGTGCCCCTGGAGGTCGATGGTGGTGGCGGTGGCCGACCGGCGGCGAGGCGCCCTGGTCTGCCATTGCCCCAGTCGGACCGACCGACTGACCAGGGTTTTGAAACCCCGCCCCCCTACCTGACCCCTGCCCCCAACCCGCTGCTGGTTCCGACTCGCCCCGAGGAGGTGGAGATCCTGGGAACTCAGCCCCTGTCGTTGGAAACCGCCATTGAACTGGCTTACCGCAACAGTGAGCAACTGCGCATCGCACTACTGCAGCTGGAGCGGAGTCAAGCGGGCCTGCGGGCTGAACAGGCGCTACTGTATCCCACCGTCGATCTCAGTGGCGGTCTGCAAACCACGAACCAGTCTGCTGGAGGTGGCCCCGGACAGACCGGGGGCGACGTCACCACTACGACCGGCTCGGCCAGCCTCAGAACTGACTACGATCTGGGTATCTCGGGGGAGCGATCGGCCCGGATTGCCGCCGCCGAGCGACAGGTACGGCTGTTTGAGCTGCAGGTGGAGCAAACCCGCGAGGATTTGCGGCTCAACACCATTAACGATTACTACGCGGTGCAGGAGGCTATCGAGCAAATTCGCATCAATCAGGCGTTTTTGGTTGAGGCTGAGCGCAACCTGGGCGATAGCCAGCTGCGCGAGGAGGTCGGGGTGGGTACCCGCTTCGATGTGTTGCGGGCCGAGGTGCAGGTGGCCAACGCTCGCCAAACCCTGACCCAGGCCACCAGCCAGCGGCAGATTGCCCAGCGGCAGCTGGCCCGACGGCTCAATGTGCCTGCTTCAATCGACCTCACCACCCTGGCCGTCAATATTGTCGGCGCCTGGCCGCTCTCTCTGGAGGAGAGCATTGTGCTGGCGTTTCAAAATCGGGCTGAGCTAGAGCAATTTTTGGTGGAGCGAGAGTTCAACGATGCCCAGCGTCAGATCAGCCTGGCTGCTCTGCGGCCACGCCTGGGGGTCTTCGGTCAGTATGGGGTCCAGAGCGTGCTGGGCTCGTCGGTAGGGGCGGCTTCCGGACTGAATGACGGGTTTTCCCTAGGCGCACAGCTGAGCTGGCGGCTGTTTGACGGCGGCGGCGCCCGAGCCAGGGCGGCCCAAAACGAACTTGACATTCAGGTCGACGAATCGGAGTTTGAAAGCGCCCGCAACGACATTCGCGTGCAGGTGGAAGAGGCCTACTACACGCTGGTGGCGAACCAGGCCAATATCGACACGGCGACGGTGGCCGTCGCTCAGGCGGAGGAGGCGCTGGAGCTGGCCAACCTGCGATTCAATGCCGGTGTGGGTACCCAACTCGACGTGTTGACTGCCACCCGGGAACTGGCGGAGGCCGAGGGCAATCTGGTCACCGCCGTGCTCAACTACAACCGCGCCCTGGCCCGCCTGGAGCGCGCGATTAGTAACCTGGATAGCCCTGCTAACCCTGGTGTTGGGTTCTAG
- a CDS encoding M67 family metallopeptidase, with translation MALQLDPEHWRAIAQAVVAGYPREACGLLVGHRVLAAEDPTDETDRTVTAVVPVANAWDSSRQDYTDGEAEGQAHSQRDRYWIDPADLLAVQRQARQQGLEIIGIYHSHPDHPAVPSECDRALAWPVYSYVIVSVVQGRVAALNSWRLDEHSQFQPEAVKMIEPSANKAPFLS, from the coding sequence ATGGCCCTTCAGCTTGACCCGGAACACTGGCGGGCGATCGCCCAGGCCGTTGTCGCTGGCTACCCCCGCGAAGCCTGCGGGCTACTGGTCGGTCACCGGGTGCTGGCCGCCGAAGACCCTACTGATGAAACCGATCGCACGGTGACCGCCGTCGTGCCGGTGGCCAACGCCTGGGATAGTTCACGGCAGGATTACACTGATGGCGAAGCTGAAGGGCAGGCCCACAGCCAGCGCGATCGCTACTGGATCGACCCCGCCGATCTGCTGGCGGTGCAGCGGCAGGCGCGGCAGCAGGGGTTGGAGATTATCGGCATCTATCACTCCCATCCTGACCACCCGGCGGTGCCTTCGGAGTGCGATCGCGCCCTGGCCTGGCCCGTCTATTCCTACGTCATAGTCTCGGTGGTGCAGGGTCGGGTTGCCGCTCTAAACAGCTGGCGACTTGACGAACACAGCCAGTTTCAGCCCGAGGCTGTGAAAATGATTGAACCATCTGCAAACAAAGCCCCATTCTTGTCCTAA
- the moeB gene encoding molybdopterin-synthase adenylyltransferase MoeB: MLNPNLDDIQLTKEEYERYSRHIILPEVGLDGQKKLKAASVLCVGTGGLGSPLLLYLAAAGIGRIGIVDFDVVDQSNLHRQVIHSESWVGKPKIESAKSRILEINPHCQVDLYETRLSAENALGIFEPYDVVVDGTDNFPTRYLVNDACVLLGKPNVYGSIFRFEGQATVFNYQEGPNYRDLYPEPPPPGLVPSCAEGGVLGVLPGIIGVIQANETIKVILGAGKTLSGRLLLYNALDMTFRELKLRPNPVRPVIDKLIDYEEFCGIPQARMEEEKEKAGLAEMSVTELKQVLDGGDDNVLLLDVRNPNEYEIARIPGSVLVPLPDIENGDGVDKVKSLVNGHRLIVHCKMGGRSAKALGILKQHGIEGTNVKGGITAWSKEVDASVPEY; encoded by the coding sequence ATGCTCAACCCAAACCTGGACGATATTCAGCTCACCAAAGAGGAGTACGAGCGCTACTCCCGCCACATCATTCTGCCGGAGGTGGGCCTTGATGGGCAGAAAAAACTCAAGGCCGCCAGCGTGCTCTGTGTGGGCACCGGGGGGCTGGGTTCGCCGCTGCTGCTGTACTTAGCTGCCGCGGGCATTGGCCGCATCGGCATCGTCGATTTTGATGTAGTCGATCAGTCCAACCTGCACCGCCAGGTCATCCACAGCGAGTCCTGGGTGGGCAAGCCCAAAATTGAGTCCGCCAAGAGCCGCATTTTGGAGATCAACCCCCACTGCCAGGTAGACCTCTACGAAACTCGCCTCAGCGCCGAGAATGCTCTAGGCATCTTTGAACCCTACGACGTTGTGGTAGACGGCACCGACAACTTCCCCACCCGCTATCTGGTCAACGATGCCTGCGTACTGCTGGGTAAGCCCAACGTCTACGGCTCCATCTTCCGCTTTGAGGGGCAAGCGACGGTGTTTAACTACCAGGAAGGCCCCAACTACCGCGACCTCTACCCCGAACCGCCGCCGCCGGGGCTAGTTCCCTCCTGCGCCGAAGGCGGTGTGCTGGGCGTGCTGCCAGGCATCATCGGCGTGATTCAGGCCAATGAGACCATCAAGGTAATTTTGGGCGCGGGCAAGACCCTCAGTGGTCGCCTGCTGCTCTACAACGCCCTGGACATGACCTTCCGAGAGCTGAAACTGCGCCCCAACCCGGTACGTCCGGTGATCGACAAGCTGATCGACTACGAAGAGTTTTGCGGGATTCCCCAGGCGCGTATGGAAGAGGAAAAAGAGAAAGCCGGTCTGGCCGAAATGAGCGTGACCGAACTCAAGCAAGTGCTCGATGGCGGCGACGACAACGTGCTGCTGCTCGACGTGCGCAACCCCAACGAGTATGAGATCGCCCGCATTCCCGGTTCGGTGCTGGTGCCCCTGCCCGACATTGAAAACGGTGACGGCGTCGACAAAGTGAAAAGCCTGGTCAATGGCCACCGGCTGATTGTGCACTGCAAAATGGGCGGGCGATCGGCTAAGGCCCTGGGCATTCTCAAGCAGCACGGTATCGAGGGCACCAACGTTAAAGGCGGCATCACCGCCTGGAGCAAGGAAGTGGATGCTTCTGTGCCCGAGTATTAA
- a CDS encoding M56 family metallopeptidase: protein MHSSLIVLTILLAVVWRWLGESSAGRSPDAPWQDRWESTLRAFCLPPLTVLLVASAVLSMGHHGTMLGWSVSPVGCWVSLGVLCWFSGVLVYSLGRALVAHGRLRRYPTIALPQGGVARCVPGAVPMAAQVGLWRSSLLVSQGWLDHLTPAEQRAMLAHEQAHADFHDPLWFFGLGLLRRFGCWLPHTTALWDDLLLLREMRADQQAATTSDPLVLAELLVKLARQITLALQPPALGTGIDCFAAFNESLSVSRLEQRVNALLTPAPEADPQAPGFRHLAWLAAAVLPLATTWLHT, encoded by the coding sequence ATGCACAGCAGCCTGATAGTGCTGACGATTTTACTGGCGGTGGTATGGCGGTGGCTGGGGGAAAGTTCGGCTGGGCGATCGCCCGATGCCCCCTGGCAGGATCGCTGGGAGTCTACCCTGAGGGCCTTTTGCCTGCCGCCGCTGACCGTGTTGCTGGTGGCCAGTGCGGTGCTCTCCATGGGCCACCACGGCACCATGCTGGGCTGGTCGGTCAGCCCGGTGGGGTGCTGGGTCAGCCTGGGGGTGCTGTGCTGGTTTAGCGGCGTTCTGGTCTACTCCCTGGGGCGCGCCCTGGTGGCCCACGGACGCCTGCGCCGTTACCCCACCATTGCCCTGCCCCAGGGCGGGGTTGCCCGCTGCGTGCCAGGGGCGGTGCCCATGGCCGCCCAGGTGGGGCTGTGGCGATCGTCCCTGCTCGTCAGCCAGGGCTGGCTCGACCACCTCACTCCCGCTGAGCAGCGGGCTATGCTCGCCCACGAACAGGCCCACGCCGACTTTCACGACCCGCTGTGGTTTTTTGGGCTGGGGCTGCTACGGCGCTTTGGCTGCTGGCTCCCCCACACCACAGCCCTGTGGGACGATCTGCTGCTGCTGCGGGAAATGCGGGCCGACCAACAGGCGGCAACCACCAGCGACCCCCTGGTATTGGCCGAGCTGCTGGTGAAACTGGCCCGCCAGATCACCCTGGCGCTACAGCCTCCAGCCCTGGGGACGGGCATCGACTGCTTTGCCGCGTTTAATGAATCCCTGTCGGTTAGTCGGCTAGAGCAACGGGTCAATGCGCTGCTCACCCCAGCCCCTGAAGCTGATCCCCAGGCTCCAGGGTTCAGGCATCTGGCCTGGCTGGCGGCGGCGGTGCTGCCCCTGGCCACCACCTGGCTCCACACCTAG
- a CDS encoding BlaI/MecI/CopY family transcriptional regulator — translation MPSPAPFASAAMAPLPRHRPHQLSLGPLETEILAIIWARGGATVKAIHDHILADPDRDLTQASITTVLQRLAKKGWLRRETIRQEKTRRLYRWQPTVTQQEAQALTAHQQLQSFLAVGSPDIVAAFADSLDVAELEQLDAIADRLRALREARQEET, via the coding sequence TTGCCCAGTCCTGCTCCCTTCGCCAGCGCCGCTATGGCTCCCCTGCCCCGTCACCGACCCCATCAGCTCTCCCTCGGCCCGCTGGAGACCGAAATTCTGGCCATCATCTGGGCCAGGGGCGGGGCCACGGTCAAAGCTATTCACGACCACATTCTGGCCGACCCCGATCGCGACCTCACCCAGGCATCGATCACCACGGTGCTCCAGCGGCTGGCCAAAAAGGGCTGGCTGCGGCGGGAAACCATTCGCCAGGAGAAGACCCGTCGCCTCTACCGCTGGCAGCCCACGGTGACCCAACAGGAGGCCCAGGCGCTGACCGCCCACCAGCAACTCCAGAGTTTTTTGGCGGTGGGCAGCCCCGACATTGTGGCCGCCTTTGCCGACAGCCTCGACGTGGCCGAGCTAGAGCAACTGGATGCGATCGCCGATCGGCTGCGCGCCCTGCGTGAAGCCAGGCAGGAGGAAACCTGA
- the petJ gene encoding cytochrome c6 PetJ: MRKLAFTLAAVLIGVALWMAPAAQAADLAHGGQIFGNNCAACHIGGGNVVNGAKTLKQADLEKYDMASIEAITTQVTNGKNAMPAFKGRLSDEDIADVAAYVLSQAEQGW; this comes from the coding sequence ATGAGAAAACTTGCTTTCACCCTGGCGGCGGTGCTGATTGGCGTCGCCCTCTGGATGGCACCGGCGGCCCAGGCGGCTGATCTGGCCCACGGCGGCCAAATTTTTGGCAACAACTGCGCGGCCTGCCACATTGGCGGCGGCAACGTGGTAAATGGGGCCAAAACTCTGAAACAGGCCGACCTAGAGAAATATGACATGGCCTCGATCGAGGCGATTACCACCCAGGTGACCAACGGCAAAAATGCCATGCCTGCCTTCAAGGGGCGGCTGAGCGACGAGGACATTGCCGATGTCGCCGCCTACGTGCTCAGCCAGGCTGAGCAGGGTTGGTAG
- a CDS encoding tetratricopeptide repeat protein: protein MGISRLIAGCLGLLLSLGWPGLAQAEALSAPIAPGDRCFIAVQQERYEEAIALCSQALQLDAAAADYRLNRGLALYRTGQYAQALVDNTQVLAAHPKDYRAFYNRGLVRVALHDFQRAIADFDQAAALASDPDALGDIYDDRGLAKLMAAQPQAALGDFDQALAINGHDTRALYNHGCACHQLGRLNEALADLNQVLALEPDHARTYLKRGVMRQSLGDRTGSLADLRQAAACAQAQGHPHLHHYILTLLHEWQTPSTQLG from the coding sequence ATGGGTATTTCCCGACTGATAGCGGGCTGTTTGGGGCTGCTGCTCAGCCTGGGCTGGCCAGGATTGGCCCAGGCAGAGGCACTGTCTGCGCCCATCGCCCCCGGCGATCGCTGTTTCATAGCTGTGCAGCAGGAGCGCTACGAGGAGGCGATCGCCCTCTGCTCCCAGGCTCTCCAGCTCGATGCCGCCGCTGCCGACTACCGCCTCAACCGGGGCTTAGCCCTCTATCGCACAGGCCAGTATGCCCAGGCGCTGGTGGACAACACCCAGGTCTTGGCGGCCCATCCCAAGGACTACCGGGCCTTCTACAACCGGGGACTCGTGCGGGTGGCCCTGCACGATTTCCAAAGGGCGATCGCCGATTTTGACCAGGCGGCTGCCCTGGCCTCCGATCCCGACGCCCTGGGCGACATCTACGACGATCGAGGTCTGGCGAAGCTGATGGCCGCCCAGCCCCAGGCGGCCCTGGGCGACTTTGACCAGGCCCTGGCCATCAATGGCCACGATACGCGGGCGCTGTACAACCACGGCTGCGCCTGCCACCAACTGGGCCGCCTCAACGAGGCCCTGGCCGATCTGAATCAGGTGCTGGCCCTGGAGCCCGACCACGCCCGCACCTACCTGAAGCGGGGAGTAATGCGGCAGTCCCTGGGCGATCGCACCGGCAGCCTGGCCGATCTGCGTCAGGCCGCCGCCTGCGCCCAGGCCCAGGGACACCCCCACCTGCACCACTACATCCTCACCCTGCTCCATGAGTGGCAAACCCCCAGCACCCAGCTGGGCTAG
- a CDS encoding alpha/beta fold hydrolase → MATAATAQATRPTPEGTYWYWRDQAIHHVVAGESRDDRPPLLLVHGFGASTDHWRKNIQGLQADFQVWAIDLLGFGRSAKPDWHYSGDLWQAQLHEFITEVIGRPVVLAGNSLGGYASLCVAANHPESAAGLVLLNSAGPFSTPAQTPPPPPNPIAKAIQSLMLQPLPSWLLFQYVRQPAIIRRTLRQVYLDKTAITDQLVEDIRRPALDPGAPRVFASVFKSRQGEKVDELLKKLSCPLLMLWGEGDPWMNCRDKGAQFRQHYPDLTEHYLQAGHCPHDEVPDQVNSLLRDWVLTNLTQ, encoded by the coding sequence ATGGCCACTGCTGCTACCGCTCAAGCGACTCGCCCTACCCCGGAAGGCACCTACTGGTACTGGCGCGACCAGGCCATCCACCACGTCGTCGCGGGGGAATCGCGGGATGACCGCCCCCCCCTGCTGCTGGTTCACGGCTTTGGGGCCTCCACTGACCACTGGCGCAAAAACATTCAGGGCCTCCAGGCTGACTTCCAGGTATGGGCGATCGATCTGCTGGGCTTTGGGCGATCGGCCAAGCCCGACTGGCACTACAGCGGCGACCTGTGGCAGGCCCAGCTCCACGAGTTCATCACCGAGGTGATCGGTCGTCCGGTGGTGCTGGCGGGCAACTCCCTCGGCGGCTACGCCTCCCTGTGCGTGGCTGCCAACCACCCCGAGTCCGCCGCCGGGCTGGTGCTGCTCAACAGCGCCGGGCCCTTCTCCACCCCGGCCCAAACCCCACCGCCGCCCCCCAACCCGATCGCAAAAGCAATCCAATCCCTGATGCTGCAACCGCTGCCCAGTTGGCTGCTGTTTCAGTACGTGCGCCAGCCCGCCATCATCCGCCGCACCCTCCGGCAGGTCTACCTGGACAAAACCGCCATTACCGACCAGCTGGTGGAAGACATTCGCCGCCCCGCCCTCGACCCCGGTGCCCCCAGGGTATTTGCCTCGGTGTTCAAGTCCCGCCAGGGCGAAAAGGTGGACGAACTTCTGAAAAAGCTCTCCTGTCCTTTATTGATGCTCTGGGGCGAGGGCGACCCCTGGATGAACTGTCGGGACAAAGGGGCCCAGTTTCGCCAGCACTACCCAGACTTGACCGAGCACTACCTCCAGGCGGGCCACTGCCCCCACGATGAGGTGCCCGACCAGGTCAACAGCCTGCTGCGTGATTGGGTGCTGACAAACCTGACTCAATAG
- a CDS encoding SDR family oxidoreductase, which yields MGTYLITGANRGIGYEYCRQIQRRGDCAIAVCRQPSSELKKLGIQVETGVNITDAASVSDLAQRLSGMAIDVLINNAGILHRVTLEDLDFDSIRQQFEVNAIGPLRVTQALLPNLSPGAKVGLMTSRMGSIADNTSGGSYGYRMSKVALSMAGKSLAHDLKPRGIAVAILHPGLVQTRMTGFTNSGITPAESVEGLLARIDALNLENTGTFWHSNGEGLPW from the coding sequence ATGGGTACCTACCTGATTACCGGAGCCAACCGCGGCATTGGTTACGAATACTGTCGGCAGATCCAGCGGCGGGGCGATTGCGCGATCGCGGTCTGCCGTCAGCCCTCCAGCGAGCTAAAAAAGCTGGGCATCCAGGTCGAAACCGGGGTAAACATCACCGATGCTGCCTCGGTGAGCGACCTGGCCCAGCGGCTAAGTGGGATGGCAATCGATGTTTTGATCAACAATGCGGGGATTCTGCACCGCGTCACTCTGGAAGATCTGGACTTCGACAGCATTCGGCAGCAGTTTGAGGTCAACGCGATCGGCCCGCTGCGGGTTACCCAGGCGTTGTTGCCCAACCTGTCCCCGGGTGCAAAGGTCGGCCTGATGACCAGCCGCATGGGCTCGATCGCCGACAACACCTCCGGCGGTTCCTACGGCTACCGCATGTCGAAGGTGGCGCTGTCGATGGCGGGCAAGTCTTTGGCCCACGACCTTAAACCCAGGGGCATTGCCGTGGCCATCTTGCATCCAGGGCTGGTGCAAACCCGCATGACAGGCTTTACCAACAGCGGCATTACTCCCGCCGAGTCGGTGGAGGGACTGCTGGCCCGCATCGATGCGCTCAATTTAGAAAACACCGGCACCTTCTGGCATTCCAACGGCGAAGGGTTGCCCTGGTAA
- a CDS encoding tocopherol cyclase family protein, translated as MSLHSLQTPHSGYHWDGQTNRFFEGWYFRVTLPETGQTFAFMYSIEDLAGGRPHSGGTAQILGPDDGYFCRTFPDPSLFWAWPEGLGLGHWRTLKAAATGRTPGYPAQPAPRLLSASEFEAYVTEGYQVTATWHQGQLEDPVAGRVAWQYHTAPVYGWGRPDQPQQSTAGFLSSLPIFEPGWQILMAHGHSTGWIEWQGKRYEFTNAPAYSEKNWGRAFPKKWFWLNCNAFDGMADFALTAGGGRRQVLGWMESVAMVGVHHRGQFYEFVPWNARVTWHIDPWGYWHMRGERPDYVVEVIGTTPLPGILLRAPTHQGMVYCCRDTALGQVSVRLWRRRGDKLEPIAAASSTQAGLEVGGRPWNQPWIKS; from the coding sequence ATGTCCCTTCACTCTCTCCAGACTCCCCACAGCGGCTACCACTGGGACGGTCAAACCAACCGATTCTTTGAGGGCTGGTACTTCCGCGTCACGCTGCCGGAAACTGGCCAGACCTTTGCCTTCATGTACTCCATTGAGGACCTCGCAGGCGGGCGTCCCCACAGCGGCGGCACGGCCCAAATTTTGGGCCCCGACGACGGCTACTTTTGCCGCACCTTCCCCGATCCATCGCTGTTTTGGGCCTGGCCGGAGGGGCTGGGGTTGGGGCACTGGCGCACGCTCAAGGCTGCGGCTACTGGCCGCACCCCTGGATACCCAGCCCAACCGGCCCCCCGCCTGCTTTCCGCCTCAGAATTTGAGGCCTACGTGACCGAGGGCTACCAGGTCACGGCCACCTGGCACCAGGGGCAGCTCGAGGATCCGGTGGCCGGACGGGTGGCCTGGCAGTACCACACCGCCCCCGTCTATGGCTGGGGGCGCCCCGACCAGCCTCAGCAGTCTACTGCCGGATTTCTCTCTAGCCTGCCCATTTTTGAGCCGGGCTGGCAAATTCTAATGGCCCACGGCCACTCGACCGGGTGGATCGAGTGGCAGGGGAAACGGTACGAGTTCACCAATGCTCCGGCCTACAGCGAGAAGAACTGGGGCCGGGCATTTCCCAAAAAGTGGTTTTGGCTAAACTGCAATGCCTTTGACGGGATGGCCGACTTTGCCCTGACCGCCGGGGGGGGACGCCGTCAGGTGCTGGGCTGGATGGAGTCGGTAGCCATGGTGGGGGTTCACCACCGCGGCCAGTTTTATGAGTTCGTTCCCTGGAATGCGCGAGTCACCTGGCACATCGACCCGTGGGGCTACTGGCACATGCGCGGCGAGCGCCCAGACTACGTGGTGGAGGTCATCGGCACCACCCCCCTACCGGGCATCTTGCTGCGGGCTCCCACCCACCAGGGCATGGTCTACTGCTGCCGCGATACCGCCCTGGGTCAGGTCAGCGTCCGGTTGTGGCGGCGGCGGGGAGACAAGCTGGAGCCGATCGCGGCGGCGAGCAGCACCCAGGCGGGGCTGGAAGTGGGCGGCCGCCCCTGGAATCAGCCCTGGATCAAGTCGTGA